In Desulfomonile tiedjei DSM 6799, a genomic segment contains:
- a CDS encoding universal stress protein, with the protein MKRMKKKLEKMLNAITFAEAGEHETALEYFDNEDSAQSARAPEQESLECKPNEDLIDQAETHWAAAAFAEAGEFDTALEIVPASTPSKAVLLVLDDPENGSDAFDYAVNLCLRMKASLEVLALIDDNGSADINAYEIMNLRCAKQYGISCTVSVLSRNSQTDLVTYVQKHKGIVTIIDSCRHKRKKKSNRPGLLRTLEMIVEKFSIPLVQVSQTSGSKSLRNLPAQ; encoded by the coding sequence ATGAAGAGAATGAAGAAGAAGCTGGAAAAAATGCTCAATGCCATTACTTTTGCAGAAGCCGGCGAGCATGAAACTGCCCTTGAATATTTCGATAACGAAGATAGCGCGCAAAGCGCACGCGCCCCAGAGCAAGAATCTCTGGAATGCAAGCCAAATGAAGATCTCATAGACCAAGCAGAGACTCATTGGGCTGCAGCCGCGTTCGCTGAAGCAGGTGAATTCGATACGGCTCTGGAAATTGTCCCTGCATCAACACCCTCTAAAGCCGTATTATTGGTTCTGGACGATCCTGAAAATGGATCCGATGCCTTCGATTATGCCGTGAATCTGTGTCTCAGAATGAAAGCTTCCCTGGAAGTGCTCGCGCTCATTGATGACAACGGCTCTGCCGATATAAATGCTTATGAAATCATGAACTTGCGATGCGCGAAGCAGTATGGAATTTCGTGCACGGTTTCCGTTTTATCCAGAAATTCCCAAACAGATTTAGTGACATACGTGCAAAAACACAAAGGAATTGTTACAATAATAGATAGTTGTCGCCATAAACGAAAGAAGAAGAGCAATCGCCCCGGGCTCTTGCGAACACTTGAAATGATCGTGGAGAAATTCTCGATTCCACTGGTCCAGGTTTCGCAAACAAGTGGCAGTAAATCTTTAAGAAACTTGCCGGCACAATAA